From one Culex quinquefasciatus strain JHB chromosome 3, VPISU_Cqui_1.0_pri_paternal, whole genome shotgun sequence genomic stretch:
- the LOC119770286 gene encoding uncharacterized protein LOC119770286, with protein MMPNMLETQHPTSHPAMQQHHLEKSQQRGEKWFLHRSSAKLSVVETRLDAYLFGGRIPGITNQPTFTILVNFPPAFNMVAAVELQPAAGSGGSAKSSGVESAPLSSTAAAGSESLSAAAQKLQNYQQNQKKMQHHRGRLNRSGEYEAYAIVPFL; from the exons ATGATGCCGAACATGCTAGAAACGCAGCATCCGACGTCACATCCGGCAATGCAGCAGCATCATTTGGAGAAATCGCAGCAGCGGGGAGAAAA GTGGTTTCTTCATCGGTCTTCAGCCAAACTTTCCGTTGTCGAAACCCGCTTAGATGCGTATCTTTTTGGCGGACGAATTCCCGGCATAACGAACCAGCCGACGTTTACGATTCTAGTAAACTTTCCTCCGGCGTTTAACATGGTTGCCGCCGTTGAACTTCAACCAGCGGCTGGTTCAGGAGGTTCAGCAAAATCATCCGGTGTTGAATCAGCACCGTTatcatcaacagcagcagcagggtcAGAATCCCTGTCAGCAGCAGcccaaaaactgcaaaattacCAGCAGAACCAGAAAAAGATGCAACACCATCGTGGCAGGCTGAACCGATCGGGGGAGTACGAAGCGTACGCGATTGTcccatttttataa
- the LOC119770365 gene encoding epoxide hydrolase 4-like: MMKSNQYDILRIVPKRQIFKIYLRCLVANLILLIKWLFESVKNRVNQTTIIRRAIERTEFPNRQPNFMTETKMGRHSYVKLENTKLHYVEAGNRSNSTLLLLHGFPDCWLGWRYQISELSQYFHVVALDLKGFNDSDKPMLRFEYTPKKCVKTCANS, encoded by the exons ATGATGAAATCGAACCAATACGATATACTGCGAATAGTGCCGAAGAgacaaatcttcaaaatctatCTCCGATGTCTTGTGGCAAACTTAATACTGCTAATAAAATGGTTGTTCGAGAGTGTAAAAAATCGCGTTAATCAAACAACAATCATCAGGAGAGCCATCGAGCGGACTGAATTCCCCAACCGACAGCCCAACTTTATGACCGAAACTAAGATGGGGCGGCACTCGTACGTGAAATTGGag AACACAAAATTGCATTACGTCGAAGCTGGCAATCGGAGTAATTCAACCTTACTTCTCTTGCATGGTTTCCCTGATTGTTGGCTCGGGTGGCGATACCAG ATTTCCGAATTATCCCAGTACTTCCACGTTGTTGCGCTAGATTTAAAAGGATTCAACGATTCCGATAAACCGATGTTGCGTTTCGAGTACACACCGAAAAAGTGTGTGAAGACTTGCGCAAATTCTTAA
- the LOC6038942 gene encoding epoxide hydrolase 4 → MVDKFISVATPHPNLMWDNLPKNSPFNRRWLEFIQLPYLPEMEMKYNAERMLKKCYPHILKEKMYMTGSNGSVINNLMEAYKYIFSQTDDWRGPLNYYRNFLFFRVKEGETVQCPCLIITGNDDRFYKLESVVKSSDFCENFIIKVIEQSGHAPHQEMSTEFNSLLLKFLLGKRMLVRSPENAATTPTRGIVGRVFGGIGAVANNTVKLGNNIKDGYTFASALNNVPNFIIKS, encoded by the exons ATGGTGGATAAATTCATCAGCGTGGCGACGCCTCATCCGAATTTGATGTGGGACAACCTGCCGAAAAATTCTCCGTTCAACCGGAGGTGGTTGGAATTTATTCAG CTTCCATACTTGCCTGAAATGGAAATGAAATATAATGCAGAGCGCATGTTAAAGAAGTGTTACCCAcatattttaaaggaaaaaatgTACATGACTGGTTCTAACGGATCTGTGATCAACAATCTCATGGAAGCGTACAAATATATATTCAGCCAAACCGATGACTGGAGAGGTCCCCTAAATTACTATCGAAATTTTCTATTCTTTCGTGTGAAAGAAGGAGAAACTGTGCAATGTCCATGCCTGATAATTACCGGTAATGACGATCGGTTTTATAAGCTGGAATCTGTCGTAAAGAGTTcagatttttgcgaaaatttcatCATTAAAGTCATCGAACAGTCTGGCCATGCACCACACCAAGAAATGTCGACAGAATTCAATAGTTTGCTATTGAAATTTTTGCTGG GAAAACGAATGCTGGTTCGATCACCAGAAAATGCTGCCACCACTCCAACACGAGGAATCGTTGGAAGAGTCTTTGGCGGGATTGGGGCCGTTGCCAACAACACAGTAAAGTTGGGAAACAACATCAAAGATGGTTACACATTTGCCAGTGCACTCAACAACGTGCCCAATTTCATTATCAAAAgctaa